One Prunus dulcis chromosome 8, ALMONDv2, whole genome shotgun sequence DNA window includes the following coding sequences:
- the LOC117638680 gene encoding F-box protein At1g49360-like: MYGMDGAAKKVNYNMGQCFCKMSIGDQMQMQIKQWPPWSDLPPDLASNIAEHLGPIELLSFRSVCKSWNSASSTASAKIESTRDFEPCFLLYAEDSYHNCRLVTESGKKFSVRIPELDGTTCLASNQGWLLLFKKQGHEGEAVGNCGGASSMFFFRPFSKTKIDLPGCPFLELSDHVAAFSCAPTSRDCTVSVINRVNDYELTLHLLHRGAKEWFQYDIPCSGIGTINCAVYHTEKQEFYFFDHTDRVLIIVSTIHKPLSWRFSRRSSEYSVGLKSDFIVYASYFKNTDMKKKLGLPDDADVSFSTCGTQRKSGDLDSFVYCESISGDRVEESKSRQLKGIWIYPKFCQVPPKEEAW, encoded by the coding sequence ATGTATGGTATGGATGGAGCAGCTAAGAAAGTAAATTACAATATGGGCCAGTGCTTTTGCAAAATGTCTATTGGAGACCAAATGCAAATGCAAATAAAGCAATGGCCGCCATGGTCCGATCTTCCTCCTGATCTTGCGTCAAACATAGCAGAGCATCTAGGCCCCATCGAGCTTCTGAGTTTCCGGAGCGTCTGCAAGTCTTGGAACTCTGCTTCTTCCACTGCCTCAGCTAAAATTGAATCCACACGAGACTTTGAACCCTGCTTTCTACTGTATGCTGAGGATTCTTATCATAATTGCCGGTTGGTCACAGAAAGTGGTAAGAAGTTCTCCGTGAGAATTCCAGAACTGGACGGAACAACTTGCCTTGCATCGAACCAAGGATGGCTTCTTTTGTTCAAGAAACAAGGTCATGAAGGTGAAGCTGTTGGTAATTGTGGTGGTGCTTCATCAATGTTCTTCTTTCGGCCcttctccaaaacaaaaatagaccTTCCGGGATGCCCTTTCTTGGAGCTCTCTGATCATGTTGCAGCATTTTCGTGTGCTCCAACTTCCCGGGATTGCACAGTTTCTGTCATAAATCGCGTCAATGATTATGAACTGACGCTGCATTTACTTCACCGCGGAGCCAAGGAATGGTTCCAATATGACATTCCTTGTTCAGGAATCGGTACAATCAATTGCGCTGTTTACCACACTGAAAAACAAGAATTCTACTTTTTCGACCATACAGACCGTGTGCTCATTATTGTATCTACTATTCATAAGCCACTAAGCTGGAGGTTTTCCAGAAGGTCTTCTGAGTATTCTGTGGGACTCAAGTCAGATTTCATTGTTTACGCTAGTTATTTCAAGAACACTGacatgaagaagaagctgGGGTTGCCAGATGATGCGGATGTTTCGTTTTCTACTTGTGGGACACAAAGGAAGTCTGGTGACCTGGACAGTTTCGTTTACTGTGAGAGCATTTCTGGCGATCGTGTTGAAGAATCCAAGAGCCGTCAACTCAAAGGGATATGGATCTACCCAAAATTCTGCCAAGTCCCTCCAAAAGAAGAGGCTTGGTGA